The sequence TCAGGCGAAGCTGGAGAACGCGGAGGTGCTGGAGCGGACGGTGCGGCGGGTGCGGGCCGTGCTGGAGCGCCGCGGCCGCGGTGAGTGCGGgcccggggggcggcggggggcgcccggcccggcccgcgccTCACCCGCgcccctctctgtcccccaCGGCGcagggggcgggcggcggctcCTGGAGGCCAGCGAGCGCTTCGCCGCCGGCTACATCCAGTGCATGCACGAGGTGCACACCTTCGTCTCCAGCTGCCCCGGCATCGACGCCACCACGGCCGCCGAGCTGCTCAACCACCTGCTGGAGTCCATGCCCCTCAGCGAGGGCGGCTGCCCGGACTCGATCACGGACGTTGTGGCGGAGCCGGCCCTCGGCCCCTGGCCCGCCGCCGAGGCGCTGTCCCTGCCGGCCGCAGCCCGCCcgggcccggccctgcccgcccccAGCGAGGAGCCCGGCTCCTGCTCCGACTCGGACGAGGCGGAGACTGGGCCGGGCCAGACCCCCTCGGACGGACTGGACGCGTCCCAGACGCAGGGCCTGCCCTCGCCCGGCTCGCCCAAAGCCATGTGGAGACCCTGGTAACAGCGGAGAGGAGCCAGCGCAGGGCTGCCTGTGGGGAGGGCAGCGTGTCCCGCACACGCGTGTGCTGAGCGAgagtgtccgtgtgtctgtctgtgagtgtccgtgtgtgtctgtctgtgtgcgCGGCTGGCAGCGCTGTGGCTGCGGACTCGGGCTCTCTGACGCTGTCAGCCCCTGACAGCCTAATAGCGAACGCGTGAACATTT comes from Agelaius phoeniceus isolate bAgePho1 chromosome 10, bAgePho1.hap1, whole genome shotgun sequence and encodes:
- the LOC129124414 gene encoding transcription cofactor HES-6-like isoform X1, yielding MQIAGYKTGGAERERRERGSGAAMAPGTARPPHGEGCAGPRGDRRTRKPLVEKKRRARINESLRELRLLLADTEFQAKLENAEVLERTVRRVRAVLERRGRGECGPGGRRGAPGPARASPAPLSVPHGAGGGRRLLEASERFAAGYIQCMHEVHTFVSSCPGIDATTAAELLNHLLESMPLSEGGCPDSITDVVAEPALGPWPAAEALSLPAAARPGPALPAPSEEPGSCSDSDEAETGPGQTPSDGLDASQTQGLPSPGSPKAMWRPW
- the LOC129124414 gene encoding transcription cofactor HES-6-like isoform X2, with protein sequence MQIAGYKTGGAERERRERGSGAAMAPGTARPPHGEGCAGPRGDRRTRKPLVEKKRRARINESLRELRLLLADTEFQAKLENAEVLERTVRRVRAVLERRGRGGGRRLLEASERFAAGYIQCMHEVHTFVSSCPGIDATTAAELLNHLLESMPLSEGGCPDSITDVVAEPALGPWPAAEALSLPAAARPGPALPAPSEEPGSCSDSDEAETGPGQTPSDGLDASQTQGLPSPGSPKAMWRPW